Below is a window of Cherax quadricarinatus isolate ZL_2023a chromosome 88, ASM3850222v1, whole genome shotgun sequence DNA.
TTGATGTAAAAGATCCCGTGGGTGACCAATGGTCAACAGAGAAGCCTAGTCTGAGGTCAGGCAGCGAGGGTAGAAAATGGGAACCGTCACTTGCATGTCACTGAAGttagaacgttgtgtagttttagagATAAGTTAGACAAACACGAGTAGGTGTGAGTTACACGTAACTAGCTTAGGTCAATAGGTGACTTCAACCTGAttagcttaggtcagtaggtgacttgaacctgattTGCTTaagtcagtaggtgacttgaacctgattagcttaggtcagtagatgacttggacttgactagcttgggttagtaggtgacttggacctgactagcttagatcagtaggtgacttggacctaactagcttaggtcagtaggtaagataagatttcgttcggatttttaaccccggagggttagccacccaggataacccaagaaagccagtgcgtcatcgaggactgtctaacttattttcattggggtcctcaatcttgtcccccaggatgcgacccacaccagtcgactaacacccaggtacctatttgctgctaggtgaacaggacaacaggtgtaaggaaacgtgtcgaaatgtttccacccgccgggaatcgaacccggaccctccatgtgtgaagcgggagctttagccaccaggccaccgggctagcttaggtcagtaggtgacttggacctgactagcttaggtcaggttcaatgaggacaaattccaactactccgttacggaaaactggaggagataaccaggatctcactttcaaggatcacaacagtgccacgatcataagtgcaaagaaaatgataggatggataatgagaacgttcaaaacaagagatgccaagccaatgatgatccttttcaaatcacttgttctctctaggctggaatactgctgtacattaacatctccattcaaagcaggtgaaattgcagatctagagagtgtacagagatcctttactgcatgtataagttctgtaataaagttggtagaattaccgacaatatgtaaagtaaaaggacacaagtgcaactaatgtgacatttattgtggcaacgtttcgctctccaggagcttgataaagctcctggagagcgaaacgttgccacaataaatgtcacattagttgcacttgtgtccttttactttacatgtataagttctgtcaagcaccttaactactgggaacgcttggaagcacttgacttgtactcgttggaacgcaggagagatatatcataatctacacttggaaaatcctagaaggaatggtcccgaatatgcacacagaaatcactccctacgaaagtaaaagactgggcacacgatgcaaaatacccccaattaaaagtaggggcgccattggtacactaacagaaaacaccataagtgttcggggcccaagactgttcaacaacctcccaccaagcataaggggaattaccaataggcccatGGCTGCCTtccagagggagctggacagatagctagtcagtgccggatcagccgggctgtggttcgtacgttggactacgtgcggccagcagtaacaacctggttgatcaggctctgatccaccgggagtcctggccgtggaccgggccgcgggggcgtttatccccggaataacctccaggtagacttggacctgactagcttaggtcagtaggtgacttgaacctgattagcttaggtcagtaggttacttggacctgattagcttcgGTCAGTacgtgacttggacctgcctagcatgggccagtaggcctgattcagtgctcattctttcttatgttacaGTAATGTTTAATGTAATATCCTactaaattaaaataaattagacacacatgcaacatttggcaatctttaatgaggaaacgtttcgccacacagtagcttcatcagggcgggcgggcgggctggCGGGCTGGCGGgctggcgggcgggcgggcgggcgggcgggcgggcgggcgggcgggcgggcgggcgggcgggcgggcgggctggctggctggctggaataTACATagatatgtcgtgcagaataggcaatgctcttctccagactgagggactgaccacctcaaaactttaagggtgatggactgattacatcgtcttcaagtctcttctgcttctatcaaattttctgtactcgactgaagaagcctactgtgtaggcgaaacgtttcgtaataaagatacctaactgttgcatatgtgtcttacctaacaacagaacttgcgatcttggcttaaatagcaacgctcatcttgccatataggacaagcgaaaatttgtgtatgtaataatttcaccaaaatcattctgaacctaacaaaaaaaatactatatttcactgtgtttgtttagtattaaattattgtaaacaaatataaaatatatttaattgggttatgctaaaataaattgttcttgttataataaggttaggtaagctttctaagatttttttggagcaaaatttaatttttttacattaacattaatgaaaaaaatatatctttaaacgtataagagaaaattttagaaaggacttaattttaaatgagttcttgctaattgaccagttttacatagtcggcacgacatatacatgtatatatatatatatatatatatatatatatacatatatatatatacatatatatatacatatatatatatacatatatataatgtgtgtgtgtgttttgcttaGTTTTCTTTACAAAACAAAATAGCGCATAtttctggcaacattttggtgcGTGCCGTTTCTTTCTACGATTTTTGtaagtaattttttttctttaaatttttaTTAATCTGATGACGTTATCACAATGACGCAGTGAGTCAGTGTTATTCtggctattatttttttttgttttttatcgaatatatttttttaaatgttttgaAAATACACTGCATGGCATCTCCTCTCCTTAGTTGCTAATGGACGCCAGTTACTCACAGAATTACGAATTAGTAGGACGTCGCCCTGTGCTCCTTCAATTATTTTTGGATTTCCTCCTGGAATCATGCCGAAAATAAGGAAAAGAATAAGTAAGAAGAAGAAGGACCAACTGAAAGCTGCAAGGATGATGAGGAAGCTAGGTGGTAGATTCATCTTTGATAAagcagcagagagagaggaggaagaggtagcTGGTGAGGGACATGCTGGTACCTCATGTCTACCTTCTCTCTCACTAACATCATCTGCCACATCTCTTCCTCTGCCTCTTGATCCTCTCGGTGACGATAACGACTCATCGGTGGAAATTATCTTGCAACCAAACGCAAGGAAGCGTAAACTTAATCAAAGAAAACGTTTGTCTTCTGACGCAGATACAGATGTTTCTCGGGTAGACGAATGCTTTTCTGACCTTGAACTTGAGAACCATCCAGTGCTTGAACCAGTGCCTTCCACTTCAGTGCCTTCCACTTCAGTGCCTTCCACTTCAGTGTCTTCCACATCAGTGTCTTCCACATCAGGAAGCTCAAACCATGACAGTCCTTATGTACCATCAACcgacagtgatgacagtgacgTGACAGAACCAACAACACTTGTGAGCAGTGCAAAGAGACGTGTATCATATCATAAAAAGAAAGTAATCGAAGTTGACGATGATAAACAAATAATAATGAGCAAGAAATATTTACTAGAGGTTATAATGCGAAATTGTCCACAGTGTTTGAGTGAGAAGGTTAAAGTGGAGTTTAAAACACGTCACCTGGAAACTTTTGTGACAGTACAGTGTGAAGAATGTGGTGGAAAATATGGCAGAGAACCACATTCAAATGGTGATCTAAATGGTAGTACATATCTAAGTGTTTATAGTGAAATGCTCCGCGGTGGTTGTTTCAGCAGCTTCTCGCGTTCTAATGCAATCAACAGATTTCCTTCATTGCAATGTTGTATCTACAAACGATACGCAGACGAAATTACGATTAAGGCAATACAAAAATGTCAAGAAACCCTGGAAGAATCGCGTAAAATTATATTTGCTGTGTATAAAAAGATAGGACAAATGCCCTATGAAAATGGCATTCTTCCGGTGCAAGTGATGTATGACGGCACATATCACATCCAAGGCTATCATTCCAAACTTGCAATGGGAATTGTAATTGAAGCTGAAACTAAACTTGTTCTTGATTATGTAGTGTTATCGGAATATTGTCTTCGTTGCAGCCTATTGAAAGCACTGTTATATAAGAAAAAAATGAGTCAAATAAATTACGATGCTTCTATGGAAAAGCACAGACCGAAGTGTTCGAAAAACTACAGTGGTACTTCCTGCAGTATGGAGGTAGAGGCTGCAAAAATAATCTGGCCACGATCTGTTGAATACGATATGCAGTTTGAGGTGATTGTGAGCGATAGTGATGACACTGAAACGCTCGCAGGTCTCCGAAGCATGGACAATGGGGAAGGACCTTACCCTGACATGTTAGTTAGAAAAGAAGAATGCATCGATTATTATTCCAAAAGACTGAAAATCCGCTTGCAACAACTTGCAAAAAATATTTATAGTGAGAAATTGCGGGAAAGTGGCGAGTCAAGAAAACAGTCTTCATTAACAGGAAAGGACCTATTAACTGATGTAACAATAGAAAAGCTTGCCTCTTACTTTAGTCATGATATCAGGCAAAATATAAATACTAATGAAGAAAAAATGAAGAATGTTATATTATCAAGCCTCTATCACTGCTGTTCCACTGACAACAGACCACAGCATCACCTTTGCCCTAAAGGAGCTAACTCATGGTGTTTCTATCAGAGAGCAAACGCAACGAACACTAAGCCACCTTCCCATAACACAATGAAAGCCAGACTTAGACTAGAACCAGAGAACGAGGCTGCTGTCAAGCAAATATACCATGAGCTAACCAGTAAAGACAAGATGCAGCGGTGTCTGAAAGTACGAGGCCAAAACCCAAATGAAAGCCTGCACCAGCGCATCTCGTCTTATTGTCCCAAGACAAAATACAAATTCAAACGTGATCTAGACTTTGCTGCTGCACATGCTATTAGTGAATATAATAGTGGTTATGAAAATACGTGCCTGGACACCTCATTTGGCCTCAAACGCAGTAGAGTAACACAACAGAAACTGCGAAAATTGGACGAACTAATGCAAAAAAACAGTGGTAGGCGGGACAAATAAAAGAAACTGAAATGTATttcgtgattattattattattaaaatcaaaaagaagcgctaagccacaagggctatacagcgctgctgtaTTTCGTGAGCCTGGTGGTTATTACAGAGTTTACGCCTTCAAAAAACCTTTGTAAATGGTAAGTAATTATCTAACTACCATCAGTTGTTTGATACTGTTGTTATGCATATAATCCAATGATAGAATAATAGTCATCAATTTTTATCGCAAATTACATTTTTTTAGGGCCAATAATGACGTATCGTCGTGGCCATGAATCACATCTTGTGTCTTTTATCATTTTTTCTCTAAGTTATTCTTCTCCTAGTAACTCCTCAGTTATATTGAGACATGAAAGTTTTACAAAATTACCACTGCAGTTTGAAATAGCTTTTACCGTTTGTTTTTATTTCTTCCCctcaaaaataaaatttaatatctttttaaatacagtataatgACATGTTCACTTCCCACtggtaattttattttttttaaatttattgttTATGTCAACTATAATATTTTAAGTCTTAACAAAATTGCGAAAAAAGATACTAGACTGCCATATAAAAAACTGGTATTTAATTTCCCATCTCTATTTTTAGGTGAACTTCATGGAGCTTCTAGCATAGACGTTCGACCACCTTCTTAACTTACAATAAAAATTTCATTATAACTGgagtattttttaaattttcctaAAGATTTTTTATTGCTTAATTAAGTCTTCCACCTGATGTATCTTCCACCCGGTGTGTCCTCCATCTTGTGTCTTCCACCTGGTGCGTTTTCCACCTAGTGTGTCTTCCGCTTGGTGCGACTTCCATCCAGTGTGTCCTCTACCTGATGTGTCTTCCACTTGGTGTGACTTCCACCTGATGTGACTTCCGGTTGGTGCGACTTCCACCTGATGTGACTTCCACTTGGTGTATCTTCCACTTGGTGTGACTTCCATCCGGTGTATCTTCCACCTGGTGTGTTCTCCACCCGGTGTCCTCCACCTGGCGTGCGCACCTAGTGTGTCCGCCTGGTGCGACTTCTACCTGGTGTGTCCTCCACCTGGTGTGTCTTCCACTTGGTGTGTCCACCTGGTGTGTCTTCCACTTGGTGTGTCCGCCTGGTGTGACTTCCACCTAGTGTGTCCACCTGGTGTGTCTTCCACTTGGTGTGTCCACCTAGTGTGATTTTAACCTAGTGTGACTTCCACCTAGTGTGTCCTCCACCTGGTGTGACTTCCACCTGGTGTGTCCTTCACCTGGTGTGTCCACCCGGTGTGTTCACCTAGTGTGACTTCCACCTGGCATGTCTTCCACTTGGTGTGTCCACTTAGTGTGTCCCCCTGGTATGACTTCCACCTGGTGTGTCCACCTGGTGTGACTTCCACCTGGTGTGTCCACCTGGTGTGACTTCCACCTGGTGTGTCCTCCACCTGGTGTAGTGAAGCCACATCTGCTCTTTCTCTTCTACTGGTGTTTAAGGTCTGCAGTCTGCCAGTATCCTCTGTAATCTATCTACTCTGCTGGCTTCGTCTTAATTGTGATTAGCTATGGCGGCTGCTGGTATGCCTCGTGGGTAAGCAGGCATTTGAACTGAGGGTCAGCATCGGTAACCCTTGTCTTAGGGTTGTGGAGTCAGCACATAAAACCTTCAACTTCGATTCCTTTAATATATCCATATAGGGAATAAATTATAAATACACTAATTATATACTATTTAATATATGGATTGCAAGCTCAGTAACCTGTTCAAGCGTTGGTCTCAATGTTACAGCTATGCCATTCtggcttttttttatttattaaagaaATTACAAACATTCAGTAACTCTGTAGTTAAACAAAGGACAAAACTTGAACAATAGAAACAACGAaggttaaatttaaaaaaaaagactaTTAAGTATAAAGTACAAGAAAATATAATAGAAAATCTGGGTCAGAAACATCTTTCTCTAGCAGTTACAAAATCTGAAGTACAGCCTTTGGTATTACTAAGAATTCAAAGTTAAAACTACAAAAAAGTCAACAATTGAACACAATAAATAACCATTGTAAAAGAAATGAACTCAGGTACATAATCTTAACTTTTATATACTAAAGTATTGTTTAATTTATATTCTATGCAATTTAAATTTATTAGGGGGGTGAGTTGCTAAATTTTTACTGACTCCGACTCGACAGCCCAGCTTGTTAGGTAGGCTGGTGATTAATACATAGCCATCCTCCATCCCTagactcatccaccacctcagGACCCATCCTCCATCCCTGGACCCATCCACTATCACCTGGACCCATCCACTATCACCTGGACCCATCCACTATCACCTGGACCCATCCACTATCACCTGGATCCATCCACTATCACCTGGACCCATCCACTATCACCTGGATCCATCCACTATCACCTGGATCCATCCACTATCACCTGGATCCATCCACTATCACCTGGACCCATCCACTATCACCTGGATCCATCCACTATCACCTGGATCCATCCACTATCACCTGGACCCATCCACTATCACCTGGACCCATCCACTATCACCTGGACCCATCCACTATCACCTGGACCCATCCACTATCACCTGGACCCATCCACTATCACCTGGATCCATCCACTATCACCTGGACCCATCCACTATCACCTGGACCCATCCACTATCACCTGGATCCATCCACTATCACCTGGACACATCATCCATTCCTGGACCCATCATCCATTCCTGGAGCCATCCACCATCCATGGACCTATTCACTATCATCTGGACCCATCATTCATTCCTGGacccatcctccatccctgaACCCATCCTCCAACCCCGAACCCATCATCCATTCCTGGACCCATCCACCATCCCTGaacccatcctccatccctgaacccatcctccatccctgaACCCTGAACCCATCCTCCAACCCTGAACCCATCCATTCCTGAACCCATCCACCATCCCTGAACCCATCCACCATCCCTGaacccatcctccatccctgaacccatcctccatccctgaacccatcctccatccctgaacccatcttccatccctgaacccatcctccatccctgaacccatcctccatccctgaacccatcctccatccctgaACCCATCATCTATCCCTGGACCCATCCACCATCCCTGAACCCGTCCTCCATCCCTGaacccatcctccatccctgaacccatcctccatccctgaACCCATCATCCATCCCTGGACCCATCCACCATCCCTGaacccatcctccatccctgaacccatcctccatccctgaacccatcctccatccctgaacccatcctccatccctgaacccatcctccatccctgaACCCATCATCCATCCCTGGACCCATCCACCATCCCTGaacccatcctccatccctgaACCCATCATCCATCCCTGGACCCATCCACCATCCCTGaacccatcctccatccctgaACCCAACCTCCATCCCTGcacccatcctccatccctgaacccatcctccatccctgaACCCATCCTCAATCCCTGaacccatcctccatccctgaACCCATCATCCATCCCTGGATCCATCCACCATCCCTGaacccatcctccatccctgaACCCATCCTCTATCCCTGAACATATCATCCATTCCTGGacccatcctccatccctgaACCCTGAACCCATCCTCCAACCCTGAACCCATCCATTCCTGAACCCATCCACCATCCCTGaacccatcctccatccctgaacccatcctccatccctgaacccatcctccatccctgaacccatcttccatccctgaacccatcctccatccctgaACCCATCCTCCATCACTGAACCCATCTTCCATCCCTGaacccatcctccatccctgaacccatcctccatccctgcacccatcctccatccctgaacccatcctccatccctgaacccatcctccatccctgaacccatcctccatccctgaACCCATCATCCATCCCTGGATCCATCCACCATCCCTGaacccatcctccatccctgaacccatcctccatccctgaACCTATCATCCATTCCTGGacccatcctccatccctgaACCCTGAACCCATCCTCCAACCCTGAACCCATCCATTCCTGAACCCATCCACCATCCCTGAACCCATCCACCATCCCTGaacccatcctccatccctgaacccatcctccatccctgaacccatcttccatccctgaacccatcctccatccctgaacccatcctccatccctgaacccatcatccatccctgaacccatcctccatccctgaACCCATCATCTATCCCTGGACCCATCCACCATCCCTGAACCCGTCCTCCATCCCTGaacccatcctccatccctgaacccatcctccatccctgaacccatcctccatccctgaACCCATCATCCATCCCTGGACCCATCCACCATCCCTGaacccatcctccatccctgaacccatcctccatccctgaacccatcctccatccctgaacccatcctccatccctgaacccatcctccatccctgaACCCATCATCCATCCCTGGACCCATCCACCATCCCTGAACTCATACTCCATCCCTGaacccatcctccatccctgaACCCACCATCCATTCCTGGACCCCTCCACCATCCCTGAACCCATCCACCATCCCTGaacccatcctccatccctgaACCCATCCACCATCCCTGAACCCATCCACAATCTCTGAACCCATCCGCCATCCCTGaacccatcctccatccctgaacccatcctccatccctgaACCCATCATCCATTCCTGGACCCATCCACCATCCCTGAACCCATCCACCATCCCTGaacccatcctccatccctgaacccatcctccatccctgaACCCATCATCCATCCCTGGACCCATCCACCATCACCTGGACCCATCATCCATCCCTGAACCCATCCTCCATCCATAaacccatcctccatccctgaACCCATCATCCATCCCTGGACCCATCCACCATCACCTGGACCCATCATCCATCCCTGaac
It encodes the following:
- the LOC128698440 gene encoding uncharacterized protein; this encodes MPKIRKRISKKKKDQLKAARMMRKLGGRFIFDKAAEREEEEVAGEGHAGTSCLPSLSLTSSATSLPLPLDPLGDDNDSSVEIILQPNARKRKLNQRKRLSSDADTDVSRVDECFSDLELENHPVLEPVPSTSVPSTSVPSTSVSSTSVSSTSGSSNHDSPYVPSTDSDDSDVTEPTTLVSSAKRRVSYHKKKVIEVDDDKQIIMSKKYLLEVIMRNCPQCLSEKVKVEFKTRHLETFVTVQCEECGGKYGREPHSNGDLNGSTYLSVYSEMLRGGCFSSFSRSNAINRFPSLQCCIYKRYADEITIKAIQKCQETLEESRKIIFAVYKKIGQMPYENGILPVQVMYDGTYHIQGYHSKLAMGIVIEAETKLVLDYVVLSEYCLRCSLLKALLYKKKMSQINYDASMEKHRPKCSKNYSGTSCSMEVEAAKIIWPRSVEYDMQFEVIVSDSDDTETLAGLRSMDNGEGPYPDMLVRKEECIDYYSKRLKIRLQQLAKNIYSEKLRESGESRKQSSLTGKDLLTDVTIEKLASYFSHDIRQNINTNEEKMKNVILSSLYHCCSTDNRPQHHLCPKGANSWCFYQRANATNTKPPSHNTMKARLRLEPENEAAVKQIYHELTSKDKMQRCLKVRGQNPNESLHQRISSYCPKTKYKFKRDLDFAAAHAISEYNSGYENTCLDTSFGLKRSRVTQQKLRKLDELMQKNSGRRDK